Within Bacillus sp. Marseille-Q1617, the genomic segment GGGCAGCGACTACTTATTATGCTATAACATTTATAGAGATCAATGGGAACTGCCTGCAGGCAAAAGGGAGCATGGTGAAACACCTGAACAATGCGCATTGAGAGAATTGTATGAAGAAACAGGGCAGAGATTGGACTCCATGGTGTTCAAGGGATTGATGAAAGTGAGAACCGCTGAAGGAATGGTCCAATACAATCCCGTTTTTCACCAAACAGTGGAAGACATTCAGCCCTTCATAAATAATAATGAAACCAATGACATTATGCTATGGAATGAAGGAATCGTATTAAAGGAATATGATGAGATAGACCTTCATTTATTAAAGACATACTCATTTTCATAAATAGAAAAGGCTGCCTGATTTTATTTTGGCAGTTTTTTTGTAAAAACAAATAATAGGGAATAAAATCAAGTATTCGTTGACAGCCTCCTTTAACGGGAAATAATATGAATATAAAAGTCAAGCATACATGAATAAACGTGAACAAAGGAGGACTCTCATGTTTTCTGAAGAAAGAAGAGAAAAGATTTTAGAAAAAGTTGAAAAAATCGGCAGGGTATTAGCTAAAGATCTTGCAGAAGAATATAACGTATCAATTGACTCCATTCGCAGGGACTTATCGATAATGGAAGAAGATGGATTGCTAAAGCGGACACATGGCGGGGCGATCCCCAATCCAAAAGCCCGCAATAAACCACAAGCCCCTTCTATCCGGTACGGAGAGGGTAACCCCGCCCAGAATGCGATTGCAAAAGCAGCGGCAGAGTATATCAAAGAGGACGAAACCGTTTTTATAGGTGGATCCTCTATCCATTACTTAATGCTAAAATATATCCCCAGAACTATTGTATTCACCGTTGTTACCAACTCAGTGGAAATAGCCTATCATCTTAGGGACTTTTCTAATGTAGAAACCTATCTGATTGGTGGAAAGATGAAAGAGTCCGGCAATATTACGGATGGGTTGGCCAATGAGTTTGCAAAACAATTTACGATTGACGTGAATTTTGTAACTGCAGGAGGATTATCCACTCGGGGGCTAAGCACTTCAACGCCTGAAGTGGCAATCTTCCACAACACGATTCTTACCAATTCAAGAAAGAACATCGTATTGATGGAGAATCACAAATTAGGTATGGACATGTTCGCCGTAATGAAATCCCCCATGTCGAAATTGGCTCTCGTCATTACGGATGATGAAACAGGCGAAGAAAAGATAGGCATGATCCATTCTCACGGAGTGAATACACGTATAGTGGAAACAGAATAACAATAAGGAAGGTGAAATCATGAGCTTCGAAGGACAAAAAATACTCCCTGCGATCAGGTCAATGAAGGACTTTGATAAAATGCTGGAAACGTCTTTTAAATATGGCGTGTTCCTGGATCTTCACGTGGGCATGCTGAAAAGTGTGTTTCAATATGCAAAGCAGCAAAACCGGAACATGTTCCTGCATATCGACCTTATTCACGGACTTTCCAATGATGAATATGGAGCGGAATATATATGTCAGGAAGTCAAACCATACGGCATCATATCAACGAAGGGAAATGTGATAAAAAAAGCGCGGCAAAAAGGCGTCTACGCTACACAGAGAATGTTCGTGATCGACTCAAGTGCAATGAAACGGAGTATTGAATTGATACATAAAACCGAGCCTGATTACATTGAAGTGCTGCCGGGGGTTGTACCGAAAATCATAACTGAAATTCGAGAAAAGACAGGCAAGCCCATATTTGCTGGAGGTCTCATTGATACCATCGAGGAAGTGGAGGCGGCAATTGATGCCGGTGCCACTGCCATTACGACATCCGACCGAGCGTTATGGAAGCACTTTGATCAAAAATGAATCTGCCATGTTTCTGGTCCACCGAGGACATATTTCCTGTTGACAACGTTTTCATTGCATATTAGTATAGTAACCAAGTTAATACACTGTGTACAGAGACAAAGAGACACACGAATTTCATGCCTTGAAGGGGCCTGGTTTCGTGTGTCTCTTTTTATTTTTGAATTTTTGAGCTATACCTGTTTTCCATTGAAGTAAACAGGATATATACAGTTATAGCAAAAGGTTAATACCTACTTTTGAAAACGGTCTCTTCACAGAAATCCAAATTGAAATGAGGGGAAAGACATGACAGCATTTTTAGGAGAAGTGATTGGAACAGCCTTGCTCATTATCTTTGGTGCAGGAGTGTGTGCAAACGTTAATTTAAAGGAATCATTCGCCTATAACTCCGGCTGGATCGTCATCACTTTCGGCTGGGGGCTGGGAGTGGCGATGAGTGTGTATGCTGTCGGCCAATTCAGCGGGGCCCATATCAATCCCGCTGTGACTCTTGGGCTGGCTTTCAATGGCGACTTCCCATGGAGCCAGGTACCGCAGTATATTCTCGCACAAATGCTTGGAGCAATCATCGGAGCCATTATTACGTACTTGCATTTCTTGCCTCACTGGCACGCGACGAAAGATCCAGGAGTGAAATTGGGCGTATTCGCAACCGGTCCGGCCATTCCGCATGTATTCTCTAATTTGTTAAGTGAAATCATCGGAACTTTTGTATTAGTGGTAGGATTATTGTCAATTGGAGCGAATACATTTACAGATGGATTAAATCCATTCATTGTAGGATTTTTAATTATCGCCATTGGGATCTCGCTCGGAGGCACGACAGGGTATGCAATCAATCCAGCACGTGATCTTGGTCCGCGTATCGCACATTTCTTGCTGCCGATACCGGGAAAAGGACCTTCTAATTGGGGGTATTCGTGGATTCCGGTGTTAGGTCCGGTATTGGGCGGATCATTCGGAGGCCTATTCTATAAAGCTGTATTCACAGGACAAGTCACAACAAGCTTCTGGGTTG encodes:
- a CDS encoding NUDIX hydrolase, which produces MKENNVGRQFVEFIPSIEEDVTRYHPIAGSYAIVQKGSDYLLCYNIYRDQWELPAGKREHGETPEQCALRELYEETGQRLDSMVFKGLMKVRTAEGMVQYNPVFHQTVEDIQPFINNNETNDIMLWNEGIVLKEYDEIDLHLLKTYSFS
- a CDS encoding DeoR/GlpR family DNA-binding transcription regulator, with the protein product MFSEERREKILEKVEKIGRVLAKDLAEEYNVSIDSIRRDLSIMEEDGLLKRTHGGAIPNPKARNKPQAPSIRYGEGNPAQNAIAKAAAEYIKEDETVFIGGSSIHYLMLKYIPRTIVFTVVTNSVEIAYHLRDFSNVETYLIGGKMKESGNITDGLANEFAKQFTIDVNFVTAGGLSTRGLSTSTPEVAIFHNTILTNSRKNIVLMENHKLGMDMFAVMKSPMSKLALVITDDETGEEKIGMIHSHGVNTRIVETE
- a CDS encoding glycerol-3-phosphate responsive antiterminator — protein: MSFEGQKILPAIRSMKDFDKMLETSFKYGVFLDLHVGMLKSVFQYAKQQNRNMFLHIDLIHGLSNDEYGAEYICQEVKPYGIISTKGNVIKKARQKGVYATQRMFVIDSSAMKRSIELIHKTEPDYIEVLPGVVPKIITEIREKTGKPIFAGGLIDTIEEVEAAIDAGATAITTSDRALWKHFDQK
- a CDS encoding MIP/aquaporin family protein, with amino-acid sequence MTAFLGEVIGTALLIIFGAGVCANVNLKESFAYNSGWIVITFGWGLGVAMSVYAVGQFSGAHINPAVTLGLAFNGDFPWSQVPQYILAQMLGAIIGAIITYLHFLPHWHATKDPGVKLGVFATGPAIPHVFSNLLSEIIGTFVLVVGLLSIGANTFTDGLNPFIVGFLIIAIGISLGGTTGYAINPARDLGPRIAHFLLPIPGKGPSNWGYSWIPVLGPVLGGSFGGLFYKAVFTGQVTTSFWVVLFITLSVLGAAYLSDRKLTLSQKVEKLSAEN